One stretch of Phocoena phocoena chromosome 10, mPhoPho1.1, whole genome shotgun sequence DNA includes these proteins:
- the LOC136129953 gene encoding LOW QUALITY PROTEIN: lymphocyte antigen 6G6e-like (The sequence of the model RefSeq protein was modified relative to this genomic sequence to represent the inferred CDS: inserted 1 base in 1 codon; deleted 2 bases in 1 codon): MGTSSIFLCILFLGGALDKGLATSPARRRLHCYTCNFAKPCYPVPTECQDDEVCGISIGTSENSEVIERKACLPRTQRSLQGHATYWSLSYTPRHHCCEEDLCDAHHATMPHRLPRLLLITPLILVASFTWGAHLLHQPATQDSSTIAVALETPAXDTSEICPRT, from the exons ATGGGCACCTCCAGCATTTTCCTCTGCATTCTGTTCCTCGGTGGGGCACTGGATAAGG GTCTCGCCACTTCCCCTGCCCGGAGACGGCTCCACTGTTACACCTGCAACTTCGCCAAACCCTGCTACCCTGTTCCTACCGAGTGTCAGGATGATGAAGTTTGTGGCATCAGTATTGGTACCTCAG AGAACAGTGAGGTCATCGAGCGGAAAGCCTGCCTCCCAAGGACCCAGCGCTCTCTGCAGGGCCATGCCACCTACTGGTCACTCTCCTACACTCCTCGGCACCACTGCTGCGAGGAGGACCTGTGCGATGCA CACCATGCCACCATGCCGCATCGGCTCCCCAGGCTCCTCCTTATCACCCCACTCATCCTCGTGGCCAGCTTCACCTGGGgagcccacctcctccaccaGCCTGCAACCCAAGACTCTTCCACTATCGCCGTGGCCCTGGAAACACCTG TAGACACTTCTGAGATCTGCCCAAGAACCTGA
- the LY6G6F gene encoding lymphocyte antigen 6 complex locus protein G6f isoform X2, which translates to MAALFLLLLCLHGLPQAAADNIQAIYVALGEAMELPCPSPPTLHGDEFLSWFRSPATGSSTALVAHVQVARPAPDPGKTGRESRLKLLGNNSLWLEGSKEGDAGRYWCAVLGQRHKYQNWRVYDVSVLRGSQFSARAADGSPCSILLCSVVPARRLDSVTWLEGKGPVRGRVQSFWGDGAALLLVCPGEGLPEPRGRRPRNIRCLMPQNKGVSFSLAEWDAPWILMLLLTVGQGFTIVVLSVMLWRRRIQRTKHRRNRKRCYDCGGGPSGPCKETVTTCGQGKRCGFLEGKPQPDLRQTKPSGNPSVTLIHHHAACVAAHHCSRVETEVVGDVTYMTHRDCCVCDLCNSAVASTAAPACIVAAGVTALAWLLPGLWRG; encoded by the exons ATGGCTGCCttattcctcctccttctgtgCCTACATGGGCTCCCTCAGGCCGCTGCAG aCAACATCCAGGCCATCTATGTGGCACTGGGGGAGGCAATGGAGCTGCCATGTCCTTCACCACCCACCCTGCATGGAGACGAATTCCTGTCCTGGTTCCGCAGTCCTGCAACAGGCTCCTCCACTGCTTTAGTGGCCCACGTCCAAGTAGCCAGGCCAGCCCCAGACCCTGGGAAAACCGGAAGGGAATCCAGGCTCAAGCTCCTGGGAAACAACTCTTTGTGGCTGGAAGGGTCCAAGGAAGGAGACGCTGGGCGGTACTGGTGTGCCGTGCTGGGTCAGCGCCACAAGTACCAGAACTGGAGGGTGTATGATGTCTCCGTGCTCAGAG gaTCCCAGTTCTCTGCGAGGGCTGCAGATGGATCCCCCTGCTCTATCCTCCTGTGCTCTGTGGTCCCCGCCAGACGCCTGGACTCTGTGACCTGGCTGGAGGGGAAGGGTCCTGTGAGGGGGCGTGTGCAGTCCTTCTGGGGTGATGGAGCTGCCCTGCTCTTGGTGTGTCCTGGGGAGGGGCTTCCTGAGCCCAGGGGACGTAGACCAAGAAACATCCGCTGCCTCATGCCTCAGAACAAAGGGGTCAGCTTTAGCCTGGCAG AGTGGGATGCACCCTGGATCCTGATGCTGCTGCTCACAGTGGGCCAGGGGTTCACCATCGTGGTCCTCAGCGTCATGCTCTGGAGGCGGAGGATCCAGAGGACTAAGCACAGAA GAAACCGCAAGCGGTGCTATGACTGCGGTGGAGGTCCCAGCGGCCCCTGCAAAGAGACCGTGACCACTTGCGGCCAGGGCAAACGCTGCGGCTTCCTGGAGGGCAAACCCCAACCAGACCTGAGACAGACCAAGCCATCTGGAAACC cctcagtgacCTTGATTCATCACCATGCAGCCTGCGTGGCGGCCCATCATTGCAGCAGAGTGGAAACAGAGGTGGTGGGAGACGTGACTTATATGACCCACAGGGACTGCTGCGTCTGCGACCTGTGCAACAGTGCTGTGGCGAGCACTGCAGCCCCTGCGTGCATCGTGGCTGCAGGGGTCACCGCCCTAGCCTGGCTTTTGCCAGGACTGTGGAGAGGGTAG
- the LY6G6F gene encoding lymphocyte antigen 6 complex locus protein G6f isoform X3: MAALFLLLLCLHGLPQAAADNIQAIYVALGEAMELPCPSPPTLHGDEFLSWFRSPATGSSTALVAHVQVARPAPDPGKTGRESRLKLLGNNSLWLEGSKEGDAGRYWCAVLGQRHKYQNWRVYDVSVLRGSQFSARAADGSPCSILLCSVVPARRLDSVTWLEGKGPVRGRVQSFWGDGAALLLVCPGEGLPEPRGRRPRNIRCLMPQNKGVSFSLAASMDASPALCAPSTEWDAPWILMLLLTVGQGFTIVVLSVMLWRRRIQRTKHRNASFPQFKPEIQVYENIHLAHLSPPAPKTR; encoded by the exons ATGGCTGCCttattcctcctccttctgtgCCTACATGGGCTCCCTCAGGCCGCTGCAG aCAACATCCAGGCCATCTATGTGGCACTGGGGGAGGCAATGGAGCTGCCATGTCCTTCACCACCCACCCTGCATGGAGACGAATTCCTGTCCTGGTTCCGCAGTCCTGCAACAGGCTCCTCCACTGCTTTAGTGGCCCACGTCCAAGTAGCCAGGCCAGCCCCAGACCCTGGGAAAACCGGAAGGGAATCCAGGCTCAAGCTCCTGGGAAACAACTCTTTGTGGCTGGAAGGGTCCAAGGAAGGAGACGCTGGGCGGTACTGGTGTGCCGTGCTGGGTCAGCGCCACAAGTACCAGAACTGGAGGGTGTATGATGTCTCCGTGCTCAGAG gaTCCCAGTTCTCTGCGAGGGCTGCAGATGGATCCCCCTGCTCTATCCTCCTGTGCTCTGTGGTCCCCGCCAGACGCCTGGACTCTGTGACCTGGCTGGAGGGGAAGGGTCCTGTGAGGGGGCGTGTGCAGTCCTTCTGGGGTGATGGAGCTGCCCTGCTCTTGGTGTGTCCTGGGGAGGGGCTTCCTGAGCCCAGGGGACGTAGACCAAGAAACATCCGCTGCCTCATGCCTCAGAACAAAGGGGTCAGCTTTAGCCTGGCAG CCTCCATGGATGCCTCCCCTGCCCTCTGTGCCCCTTCCACAGAGTGGGATGCACCCTGGATCCTGATGCTGCTGCTCACAGTGGGCCAGGGGTTCACCATCGTGGTCCTCAGCGTCATGCTCTGGAGGCGGAGGATCCAGAGGACTAAGCACAGAA ATGCCTCGTTTCCTCAGTTCAAACCCGAGATCCAGGTCTATGAGAACATCCATTTGGCCCATCTCAG CCCACCTGCCCCTAAGACCAGGTGA
- the DDAH2 gene encoding putative hydrolase DDAH2: protein MGTPGEGLGRCSHALIRGVPESLASGEGAGAGLPALDLAKAQREHGVLGGKLRQRLGLQLLELPPEESLPLGPLLGDTAVIQGDTALITRPWSPARRPEVDGVRKALQDLGLRIVEMGDENATLDGTDVLFTGREFFVGLSRWTNHRGAEIVADTFRDFAVSTVPVSSPSHLRGLCGMGGPRTVVAGSSEAAQKAVRAMAVLTDHPYASLTLPDDAAADCLFLRPGLPGMPPFLLHRGGGDLPNSQEALQKLSDVTLVPVSCSELEKAGAGLSSLCLVLSTRPHS from the exons ATGGGGACgccaggggaggggctgggccgcTGTTCCCATGCCCTGATCCGGGGGGTCCCGGAGAGCCTGGCGTCGGGGGAGGGTGCGGGGGCTGGCCTTCCGGCTCTGGACCTAGCCAAAGCTCAGAGGGAGCATGGGGTGCTGGGGGGTAAACTGAGGCAGCGATTGGGGCTGCAGCTATTAGAACTGCCTCCTGAAGAGTCTCTGCCGCTGGGACCGCTGCTTGGTGACACCGCTGTGATCCAAGGGGATACGGCCCTAATCACGCGGCCCTGGAGCCCCGCCCGCAGGCCGGAG GTCGATGGCGTCCGCAAAGCCCTCCAGGACCTGGGGCTCCGAATTGTGGAGATGGGGGACGAGAACGCGACGCTGGATGGCACTGATGTTCTCTTCACCG GCCGGGAGTTTTTCGTAGGCCTCTCCAGGTGGACTAATCACCGAGGAGCTGAGATCGTGGCGGACACGTTCCGG GACTTTGCCGTCTCCACGGTGCCGGTCTCGAGCCCCTCCCACCTGCGTGGCCTCTGCGGCATGGGGGGACCCCGCACTGTGGTGGCAGGTAGCAGCGAGGCTGCCCAAAAAGCCGTCAGG gcAATGGCAGTGTTGACGGATCACCCCTATGCCTCCCTGACCCTCCCAGATGATGCAGCAGCTGACTGTCTCTTTCTGCGTCCTGGGCTGCCTGGTATGCCCCCTTTCCTCCTGCACCGTGGAGGCGGGGACCTGCCCAACAGCCAGGAG GCACTGCAGAAGCTCTCTGACGTCACCCTGGTACCTGTGTCCTGCTCGGAACTGGAGAAGGCAGGCGCTGGGctcagctccctctgcctggtgCTCAGCACACGCCCCCACAGCTGA
- the LY6G6C gene encoding lymphocyte antigen 6 complex locus protein G6c encodes MKGLLLITLSSLLCWVSADIRCHSCYKVPLLGCVDRQSCHLEPGQQCLTTNVYLGKMWVFSNLRCGTPEEPCREAFNQTNHKLGLTYNTTCCNKDNCNNPAPRPTPALALVLLTSLAGLSLWLLH; translated from the exons ATGAAAGGCCTTCTGTTGATCACCTTGTCTTCTCTGCTCTGCTGGGTCTCAG CTGACATTCGCTGTCACTCCTGCTACAAGGTCCCTTTGCTGGGCTGTGTGGACCGGCAGTCCTGCCACCTGGAACCAGGACAGCAATGCCTGACAACAAATGTGTACCTCG GGAAGATGTGGGTTTTCTCCAACCTACGCTGTGGCACACCAGAAGAGCCCTGTCGGGAGGCCTTCAACCAAACCAACCACAAGCTAGGCCTGACCTATAACACCACCTGCTGCAACAAGGACAACTGCAATAATCCAGCCCCTCGGCCCACCCCGGCCCTGGCCCTTGTCCTCCTTACCTCCTTGGCTGGCCTTAGCCTCTGGCTGTTGCACTGA
- the LY6G6F gene encoding lymphocyte antigen 6 complex locus protein G6f isoform X4, with the protein MNPLFAGIPLSALLRAALGNRKRCYDCGGGPSGPCKETVTTCGQGKRCGFLEGKPQPDLRQTKPSGNPSVTLIHHHAACVAAHHCSRVETEVVGDVTYMTHRDCCVCDLCNSAVASTAAPACIVAAGVTALAWLLPGLWRG; encoded by the exons ATGAACCCCCTGTTTGCTGGGATCCCGCTCAGCGCCCTGCTGCGGGCTGCCTTGG GAAACCGCAAGCGGTGCTATGACTGCGGTGGAGGTCCCAGCGGCCCCTGCAAAGAGACCGTGACCACTTGCGGCCAGGGCAAACGCTGCGGCTTCCTGGAGGGCAAACCCCAACCAGACCTGAGACAGACCAAGCCATCTGGAAACC cctcagtgacCTTGATTCATCACCATGCAGCCTGCGTGGCGGCCCATCATTGCAGCAGAGTGGAAACAGAGGTGGTGGGAGACGTGACTTATATGACCCACAGGGACTGCTGCGTCTGCGACCTGTGCAACAGTGCTGTGGCGAGCACTGCAGCCCCTGCGTGCATCGTGGCTGCAGGGGTCACCGCCCTAGCCTGGCTTTTGCCAGGACTGTGGAGAGGGTAG
- the ABHD16A gene encoding phosphatidylserine lipase ABHD16A yields the protein MAKLLSCVLGPRLYKIYRERDSERAPSSVPGTPTSVTNPPSSSWDTYYQPRALEKHADSILALASVFWSISYYSSPFAFFYLYRKGYLSLSKVVPFSHYAGTLLLLLAGVACLRGIGRWTNPQYRQFITILEATHRNRSAENKRQLAKYNFDFGSWPVDFHWEEPSSRKESRGGPSRWGVALLRPEPLHRGTADTFLNRVKKLPCQITSYLVAHTLGRRMLYPGSVYLLQKALMPVLLQGQARLVEECNGRRAKLQACDGNEIDTMFVDRRGRAEPQGQKLVICCEGNAGFYEVGCVSTPLEAGYSVLGWNHPGFAGSTGVPFPQNEANAMDVVVQFAIHRLGFQPQDIIIYAWSIGGFTATWAAMSYPDISAVILDASFDDLVPLALKVMPDSWRGLVTRTVRQHLNLNNAEQLCRYQGPVLLIRRTKDEIITTTVPEDIMSNRGNDLLLKLLQHRYPRVMAEEGLQAVRQWLEASSQLEEASIYSRWEVEEDWCLSVLHSYQAEHGPEFPWSVGEDMSPEGRRQLALFLAQKHLHNFEATHCTPLPAQNFQLPWHL from the exons ATGGCGAAGCTGCTGAGCTGCGTCCTAGGCCCCCGGCTCTACAAGATCTACCGGGAAAGGGACTCTGAAAGGGCCCCGTCCAGCGTCCCTGGGACTCCAACTTCAGTCACTAACCCCCCTTCCAGCTCCTGG GATACGTACTATCAGCCCCGTGCCCTCGAGAAACATGCCGACAGCATCCTGGCACTG GCTTCAGTCTTCTGGTCCATCTCTTACTACTCCTCTCCCTTCGCCTTCTTCTACTTATACAGGAAAG gTTACTTGAGTTTGTCCAAAGTGGTGCCATTTTCTCACTATGCTGGGACACTGCTTCTACTGCTGGCAGGAGTGGCCTGCCTCCGAG GCATCGGCCGCTGGACCAACCCCCAGTACCGGCAGTTCATCACCATCTTGGAGGCAACACACAGGAACCGGTCTGCAGAAAACAAG AGGCAGCTCGCCAAGTACAACTTCGACTTCGGGAGCTGGCCAGTCGACTTCCACTGGGAAGAGCCCAGCAGCCG GAAGGAGTCCCGGGGGGGGCCTTCCCGCTGGGGTGTGGCCCTGCTCCGCCCAGAGCCCCTGCACCGGGGGACTGCAGACACCTTCCTCAACCGAGTCAAGAAGCTGCCTTGTCAGATCACCAG CTATCTGGTGGCACACACCCTGGGGCGCCGGATGCTGTATCCGGGCTCTGTGTACCTGCTCCAGAAGGCCCTCATGCCTGTGCTGCTGCAGGGGCAGGCCCGGCTGGTGGAAGAG TGTAACGGGCGCCGGGCAAAGCTGCAGGCCTGCGACGGCAATGAGATTGACACCATGTTTGTGGACCGGCGAGggagagctgagccccagggacaGAAGCTG GTGATCTGCTGTGAGGGGAACGCGGGCTTCTATGAAGTGGGCTGCGTCTCCACACCTCTGGAAG CTGGATATTCAGTCCTGGGCTGGAATCACCCTGGCTTTGCTGGAAGCACG GGCGTGCCGTTCCCACAGAACGAGGCCAACGCCATGGATGTGGTGGTCCAGTTTGCCATCCACCGCCTGGGCTTCCAGCCCCAGGACATCATCATCTATGCCTGGTCCATCGGCGGTTTCACTG CTACGTGGGCAGCCATGTCCTACCCAGACATTAGTGCCGTGATCCTGGATGCCTCCTTTGATGACCTGGTGCCCTTGGCCTTGAAGGTCATGCCAGACAGCTGGA GGGGCCTGGTGACCAGGACTGTGAGGCAGCATCTCAATCTAAACAACGCAGAGCAGCTGTGCAG GTACCAGGGCCCTGTGCTGCTGATCCGCAGAACCAAGGATGAGATCATCACTACCAC GGTTCCTGAGGACATCATGTCTAACCGAGGCAATGACCTCCTGCTGAAGCTCCTGCAGCATCG GTATCCCCGTGTGATGGCAGAGGAGGGTCTTCAAGCGGTGAGGCAGTGGCTGGAGGCCTCCTCACAGCTGGAGGAAG CCTCGATTTATAGCCgatgggaggtggaggaggactGGTGCCTGTCCGTCCTCCACTCCTACCAGGCAGAACACGGGCCTGAATTCCCCTGGAGCGTGG GGGAGGACATGAGTCCAGAAGGAAGGCGGCAGCTGGCTTTGTTTCTG GCTCAGAAGCATCTACACAACTTCGAAGCCACACACTGTACCCCACTCCCGGCCCAGAACTTCCAGTTGCCCTGGCACCTCTAG
- the LY6G6F gene encoding lymphocyte antigen 6 complex locus protein G6f isoform X1, protein MAALFLLLLCLHGLPQAAADNIQAIYVALGEAMELPCPSPPTLHGDEFLSWFRSPATGSSTALVAHVQVARPAPDPGKTGRESRLKLLGNNSLWLEGSKEGDAGRYWCAVLGQRHKYQNWRVYDVSVLRGSQFSARAADGSPCSILLCSVVPARRLDSVTWLEGKGPVRGRVQSFWGDGAALLLVCPGEGLPEPRGRRPRNIRCLMPQNKGVSFSLAASMDASPALCAPSTEWDAPWILMLLLTVGQGFTIVVLSVMLWRRRIQRTKHRRNRKRCYDCGGGPSGPCKETVTTCGQGKRCGFLEGKPQPDLRQTKPSGNPSVTLIHHHAACVAAHHCSRVETEVVGDVTYMTHRDCCVCDLCNSAVASTAAPACIVAAGVTALAWLLPGLWRG, encoded by the exons ATGGCTGCCttattcctcctccttctgtgCCTACATGGGCTCCCTCAGGCCGCTGCAG aCAACATCCAGGCCATCTATGTGGCACTGGGGGAGGCAATGGAGCTGCCATGTCCTTCACCACCCACCCTGCATGGAGACGAATTCCTGTCCTGGTTCCGCAGTCCTGCAACAGGCTCCTCCACTGCTTTAGTGGCCCACGTCCAAGTAGCCAGGCCAGCCCCAGACCCTGGGAAAACCGGAAGGGAATCCAGGCTCAAGCTCCTGGGAAACAACTCTTTGTGGCTGGAAGGGTCCAAGGAAGGAGACGCTGGGCGGTACTGGTGTGCCGTGCTGGGTCAGCGCCACAAGTACCAGAACTGGAGGGTGTATGATGTCTCCGTGCTCAGAG gaTCCCAGTTCTCTGCGAGGGCTGCAGATGGATCCCCCTGCTCTATCCTCCTGTGCTCTGTGGTCCCCGCCAGACGCCTGGACTCTGTGACCTGGCTGGAGGGGAAGGGTCCTGTGAGGGGGCGTGTGCAGTCCTTCTGGGGTGATGGAGCTGCCCTGCTCTTGGTGTGTCCTGGGGAGGGGCTTCCTGAGCCCAGGGGACGTAGACCAAGAAACATCCGCTGCCTCATGCCTCAGAACAAAGGGGTCAGCTTTAGCCTGGCAG CCTCCATGGATGCCTCCCCTGCCCTCTGTGCCCCTTCCACAGAGTGGGATGCACCCTGGATCCTGATGCTGCTGCTCACAGTGGGCCAGGGGTTCACCATCGTGGTCCTCAGCGTCATGCTCTGGAGGCGGAGGATCCAGAGGACTAAGCACAGAA GAAACCGCAAGCGGTGCTATGACTGCGGTGGAGGTCCCAGCGGCCCCTGCAAAGAGACCGTGACCACTTGCGGCCAGGGCAAACGCTGCGGCTTCCTGGAGGGCAAACCCCAACCAGACCTGAGACAGACCAAGCCATCTGGAAACC cctcagtgacCTTGATTCATCACCATGCAGCCTGCGTGGCGGCCCATCATTGCAGCAGAGTGGAAACAGAGGTGGTGGGAGACGTGACTTATATGACCCACAGGGACTGCTGCGTCTGCGACCTGTGCAACAGTGCTGTGGCGAGCACTGCAGCCCCTGCGTGCATCGTGGCTGCAGGGGTCACCGCCCTAGCCTGGCTTTTGCCAGGACTGTGGAGAGGGTAG
- the MPIG6B gene encoding megakaryocyte and platelet inhibitory receptor G6b — translation MALVLQLLPLLLSRAQGNPGASLDGHPGDRVNLSCVGVSQPTRWVWAPRFPACKGLSKGRRAILLASPNGTPTVSPVQPFAGRLRALDLDIRRLELLLSAGDSGTFICKGRQENESRTELHVLGDRAYCRALGPTHGSVYPQTLIPLLGAGLVLGLGVLGWACWLRRRSPPHPPRPPPRFALSPPHSSIRESGAPEASRGGRAQDCRGPGPGAEPALRRPGSYGPQKILPTVPSGPC, via the exons ATGGCCTTGGTTCTGcagctgctgccgctgctgctgtcGAGGGCCCAGGGGAACCCCGGGG CTTCACTGGACGGCCACCCCGGGGACCGGGTGAATCTCTCCTGCGTAGGGGTCTCGCAACCCACCCGCTGGGTCTGGGCACCTAGATTCCCGGCTTGCAAAGGCCTGTCCAAAGGACGCCGCGCGATCTTGTTGGCCTCACCGAACGGGACCCCCACCGTGTCTCCCGTCCAGCCCTTTGCTGGCCGCCTACGTGCCCTGGACCTTGATATCCGGCGGCTGGAGCTGCTCCTGAGCGCGGGGGACTCGGGCACCTTTATCTGCAAGGGCCGCCAAGAGAACGAGAGCCGTACGGAGCTTCACGTGCTGGGGGACCGGGCCTATTGCAGAGCTCTGGGGCCTACCCACG GGTCCGTGTATCCCCAGACTCTAATCCCGCTGCTGGGCGCTGGGCTGGTGCTGGGACTCGGAGTACTGGGCTGGGCCTGTTGGCTGCGTAG GCGCTCGCCCCCTCACCCGCCTCGACCACCCCCCAGATTTG CTCTGTCCCCCCCACATAGTTCCATTCGTGAAAGCGGAGCCCCAGAGGCCAGTAGAGGAGGAAGAGCCCAAGATTGCAGGGGACCTGGACCAGGAGCCG AGCCTGCTCTACGCAGACCTGGATCATACGGCCCTCAGAAGATCCTGCCGACTGTCCCCAGTGGTCCCTGCTGA